Proteins from a genomic interval of Zingiber officinale cultivar Zhangliang chromosome 2A, Zo_v1.1, whole genome shotgun sequence:
- the LOC122041111 gene encoding uncharacterized protein LOC122041111 isoform X2 — protein sequence MASSGSRMLTAGVADDVQPNGRASSLIRMWRELEAEAGAGLASNHCAESAADAVASDGSGWVDGLGDWTSDAMTTASSEPASSFPYFPFNEIDQSRVGDNDNKAGMLRGAGEGSWVLSPRRLRGRGETQSFKARMEHERRRELVVLADRLSVSRFAHRGRLQSMLKLRSLERQTAVLDRMRCFPSRMDSDRPYNQSTISYLRNPLVEVQSPTGNGEISTNTSNAANVLFHAECSGSPCSTEQFDGSWAGRCSSQSISWHSDEDSNSRRGWRVARRHDSSENFTDNVEIRELLDRRRVSTSLTSDFSDKMNKLISSFIQRRQRAGNCFYKDLAEHQNLEQVDSVSSSLEREAVHELRSEMARIRNEIRELRQMVESCMEWQGRLERTIEQDISVGSVNRLQNLSL from the exons ATGGCCTCTTCTGGATCCCGCATGCTCACCGCCGGCGTTGCTGATGACGTGCAACCCAACGGTCGGGCGTCTTCCCTGATTCGGATGTGGCGGGAGTTGGAGGCTGAGGCAGGAGCTGGGCTCGCATCTAACCACTGCGCCGAAAGCGCAGCCGACGCTGTGGCTTCCGACGGCTCGGGTTGGGTGGATGGGTTAGGGGACTGGACCTCCGACGCGATGACGACAGCGTCGAGCGAGCCGGCGAGCTCCTTCCCTTATTTTCCGTTTAACGAGATAGACCAGAGCCGGGTGGGGGACAACGATAATAAGGCGGGAATGCTCCGCGGAGCCGGCGAGGGCTCTTGGGTGCTCAGCCCACGGCGGCTGAGAGGGCGCGGGGAAACTCAGAGTTTCAAGGCGAGGATGGAGCATGAGCGACGGCGGGAGCTCGTGGTCTTGGCAGACCGACTCTCTGTCTCACGCTTTGCCCACCGTGGCCGGCTTCag TCAATGCTTAAGCTCAGGTCCCTCGAAAGGCAAACAGCAGTGCTAGATCGGATGCGATGTTTCCCAAGTAGAATGGATTCCGATCGACCCTACAATCAATCCACAATCTCATATCTCAG AAATCCACTTGTGGAGGTTCAGAGCCCCACCGGAAATGGCGAGATCTCAACGAATACAAGCAATGCAGCGAATGTTCTGTTCCATGCTGAATGTTCCGGCAGTCCATGTTCTACTGAACAATTTGATGGTTCTTGGGCTGGCAGATGCTCGTCGCAGTCGATCAGTTGGCACAGTGATGAGGACTCAAACTCACGCAGAGGATGGAGGGTAGCAAGAAGACATGATTCCTCTGAGAATTTCACAGACAATGTGGAAATAAGGGAGCTTCTCGACAG GAGAAGAGTCTCCACTTCCCTCACAAGCGACTTCTCTGATAAGATGAACAAGTTGATCTCGTCGTTCATCCAGCGGCGGCAGCGAGCAGGGAATTGCTTCTACAAAGATTTAGCTGAGCACCAAAATTTGGAACAAGTTGATTCTGTCTCATCATCTCTG GAAAGGGAGGCCGTGCATGAATTGAGAAGCGAAATGGCTCGAATCCGCAATGAAATTCGGGAACTGAGGCAAATGGTTGAGAGTTGCATGGAGTGGCAGGGCAGGCTTGAGCGGACTATCGAGCAGGACATTTCAG TTGGATCAGTGAACAGATTGCAAAATTTGAGTCTATAG
- the LOC122041111 gene encoding uncharacterized protein LOC122041111 isoform X3, producing the protein MASSGSRMLTAGVADDVQPNGRASSLIRMWRELEAEAGAGLASNHCAESAADAVASDGSGWVDGLGDWTSDAMTTASSEPASSFPYFPFNEIDQSRVGDNDNKAGMLRGAGEGSWVLSPRRLRGRGETQSFKARMEHERRRELVVLADRLSVSRFAHRGRLQSMLKLRSLERQTAVLDRMRCFPSRMDSDRPYNQSTISYLRNPLVEVQSPTGNGEISTNTSNAANVLFHAECSGSPCSTEQFDGSWAGRCSSQSISWHSDEDSNSRRGWRVARRHDSSENFTDNVEIRELLDRRRVSTSLTSDFSDKMNKLISSFIQRRQRAGNCFYKDLAEHQNLEQVDSVSSSLEREAVHELRSEMARIRNEIRELRQMVESCMEWQGRLERTIEQDISALQLDQ; encoded by the exons ATGGCCTCTTCTGGATCCCGCATGCTCACCGCCGGCGTTGCTGATGACGTGCAACCCAACGGTCGGGCGTCTTCCCTGATTCGGATGTGGCGGGAGTTGGAGGCTGAGGCAGGAGCTGGGCTCGCATCTAACCACTGCGCCGAAAGCGCAGCCGACGCTGTGGCTTCCGACGGCTCGGGTTGGGTGGATGGGTTAGGGGACTGGACCTCCGACGCGATGACGACAGCGTCGAGCGAGCCGGCGAGCTCCTTCCCTTATTTTCCGTTTAACGAGATAGACCAGAGCCGGGTGGGGGACAACGATAATAAGGCGGGAATGCTCCGCGGAGCCGGCGAGGGCTCTTGGGTGCTCAGCCCACGGCGGCTGAGAGGGCGCGGGGAAACTCAGAGTTTCAAGGCGAGGATGGAGCATGAGCGACGGCGGGAGCTCGTGGTCTTGGCAGACCGACTCTCTGTCTCACGCTTTGCCCACCGTGGCCGGCTTCag TCAATGCTTAAGCTCAGGTCCCTCGAAAGGCAAACAGCAGTGCTAGATCGGATGCGATGTTTCCCAAGTAGAATGGATTCCGATCGACCCTACAATCAATCCACAATCTCATATCTCAG AAATCCACTTGTGGAGGTTCAGAGCCCCACCGGAAATGGCGAGATCTCAACGAATACAAGCAATGCAGCGAATGTTCTGTTCCATGCTGAATGTTCCGGCAGTCCATGTTCTACTGAACAATTTGATGGTTCTTGGGCTGGCAGATGCTCGTCGCAGTCGATCAGTTGGCACAGTGATGAGGACTCAAACTCACGCAGAGGATGGAGGGTAGCAAGAAGACATGATTCCTCTGAGAATTTCACAGACAATGTGGAAATAAGGGAGCTTCTCGACAG GAGAAGAGTCTCCACTTCCCTCACAAGCGACTTCTCTGATAAGATGAACAAGTTGATCTCGTCGTTCATCCAGCGGCGGCAGCGAGCAGGGAATTGCTTCTACAAAGATTTAGCTGAGCACCAAAATTTGGAACAAGTTGATTCTGTCTCATCATCTCTG GAAAGGGAGGCCGTGCATGAATTGAGAAGCGAAATGGCTCGAATCCGCAATGAAATTCGGGAACTGAGGCAAATGGTTGAGAGTTGCATGGAGTGGCAGGGCAGGCTTGAGCGGACTATCGAGCAGGACATTTCAG CATTGCAGTTGGATCAGTGA
- the LOC122041111 gene encoding uncharacterized protein LOC122041111 isoform X1 has protein sequence MASSGSRMLTAGVADDVQPNGRASSLIRMWRELEAEAGAGLASNHCAESAADAVASDGSGWVDGLGDWTSDAMTTASSEPASSFPYFPFNEIDQSRVGDNDNKAGMLRGAGEGSWVLSPRRLRGRGETQSFKARMEHERRRELVVLADRLSVSRFAHRGRLQSMLKLRSLERQTAVLDRMRCFPSRMDSDRPYNQSTISYLRNPLVEVQSPTGNGEISTNTSNAANVLFHAECSGSPCSTEQFDGSWAGRCSSQSISWHSDEDSNSRRGWRVARRHDSSENFTDNVEIRELLDRRRVSTSLTSDFSDKMNKLISSFIQRRQRAGNCFYKDLAEHQNLEQVDSVSSSLEREAVHELRSEMARIRNEIRELRQMVESCMEWQGRLERTIEQDISGWRTILLIVSYKCLTCFCT, from the exons ATGGCCTCTTCTGGATCCCGCATGCTCACCGCCGGCGTTGCTGATGACGTGCAACCCAACGGTCGGGCGTCTTCCCTGATTCGGATGTGGCGGGAGTTGGAGGCTGAGGCAGGAGCTGGGCTCGCATCTAACCACTGCGCCGAAAGCGCAGCCGACGCTGTGGCTTCCGACGGCTCGGGTTGGGTGGATGGGTTAGGGGACTGGACCTCCGACGCGATGACGACAGCGTCGAGCGAGCCGGCGAGCTCCTTCCCTTATTTTCCGTTTAACGAGATAGACCAGAGCCGGGTGGGGGACAACGATAATAAGGCGGGAATGCTCCGCGGAGCCGGCGAGGGCTCTTGGGTGCTCAGCCCACGGCGGCTGAGAGGGCGCGGGGAAACTCAGAGTTTCAAGGCGAGGATGGAGCATGAGCGACGGCGGGAGCTCGTGGTCTTGGCAGACCGACTCTCTGTCTCACGCTTTGCCCACCGTGGCCGGCTTCag TCAATGCTTAAGCTCAGGTCCCTCGAAAGGCAAACAGCAGTGCTAGATCGGATGCGATGTTTCCCAAGTAGAATGGATTCCGATCGACCCTACAATCAATCCACAATCTCATATCTCAG AAATCCACTTGTGGAGGTTCAGAGCCCCACCGGAAATGGCGAGATCTCAACGAATACAAGCAATGCAGCGAATGTTCTGTTCCATGCTGAATGTTCCGGCAGTCCATGTTCTACTGAACAATTTGATGGTTCTTGGGCTGGCAGATGCTCGTCGCAGTCGATCAGTTGGCACAGTGATGAGGACTCAAACTCACGCAGAGGATGGAGGGTAGCAAGAAGACATGATTCCTCTGAGAATTTCACAGACAATGTGGAAATAAGGGAGCTTCTCGACAG GAGAAGAGTCTCCACTTCCCTCACAAGCGACTTCTCTGATAAGATGAACAAGTTGATCTCGTCGTTCATCCAGCGGCGGCAGCGAGCAGGGAATTGCTTCTACAAAGATTTAGCTGAGCACCAAAATTTGGAACAAGTTGATTCTGTCTCATCATCTCTG GAAAGGGAGGCCGTGCATGAATTGAGAAGCGAAATGGCTCGAATCCGCAATGAAATTCGGGAACTGAGGCAAATGGTTGAGAGTTGCATGGAGTGGCAGGGCAGGCTTGAGCGGACTATCGAGCAGGACATTTCAGGTTGGAGAACTATTTTGTTAATTGTTTCTTATAAGTGTTTAACTTGTTTCTGCACATGA